A single region of the Dunckerocampus dactyliophorus isolate RoL2022-P2 chromosome 3, RoL_Ddac_1.1, whole genome shotgun sequence genome encodes:
- the LOC129178630 gene encoding E3 ubiquitin-protein ligase AMFR-like: MPLLFLERFPWPSLQTYTALTVALLAGSIFSAYTTVTDPGFGSLDADETPTPTEVDLEHLNNDISNTELASTVLWYLVTDSLFVWVLVNTFCCSLMLIAKMIQYVVFGPLRVSEKQHLKDKFWNFIFYKFIFIFGVLNVQTVDEVVMWCLWFAALVFLHLMVLLCKDRFEYLSFSPSTPMNSHVRVMCLLVSLLLDCCGLAVVCGLLGATHGMHTLSFMAAECLLVTVRTGHVIMRYSIHLWDLNHPGTWESKGTYVYYTDFTMELAMLFLDLMHHIHMLLFSNIWLSMASLVIFMQLRYLFHEVQRRIRRHKNYLRVINNMEARFAVATAEELAANDDDCAICWDAMLTARKLPCGHLFHNSCLRSWLEQDTSCPTCRTSLNISGDGDQPRGQQQGAEDNGGPTAAAADPRPHISQHNHFFHFDGSRIASWLPSFSVEVMHTTNILGIAQANNSQLTAMAHQIQEMFPQVPSYLVMQDLQLTRSVEVTTDNILEGRIQVPFPAQATERNPLQVNHSLEEQAGPSGAAEEGPSEADNMEARGGRFSKSAEERQKMLKQRKEEMIQQARRRYLNKSPEDQDEDVPGLEEEDEDEERSFPTLDSTVLRRRAMAAAAERRMQQDAAP; this comes from the exons ATGCCTCTGCTATTTCTGGAGAGGTTCCCATGGCCCAGTCTGCAGACTTACACGGCATTGACCGTGGCTCTGCTGGCCGGCAGCATCTTCAGCGCCTACACAACCGTGACTGATCCTGGCTTTGGGTCTTTGGACGCAGACGAGACTCCAACCCCAACTGAAGTGGATCTAGAACACTTAAATAATGATATTAGTAACACAGAATTGGCCAGCACTGTCTTGTGGTATCTGGTCACTGACAGCCTCTTTGTATGG GTGTTAGTCAACACATTCTGCTGCTCTTTAATGTTAATTGCTAAAATGATCCAGTATGTGGTGTTTGGTCCACTCAGAGTCAGTGAGAAACAG CACCTGAAAGACAAGTTCTGGAACTTCATTTTCTACAAGTTTATATTCATCTTTGGCGTGCTGAACGTACAGACAGTGGATGAGGTGGTCATGTGGTGCCTGTGGTTCGCCGCGCTGGTCTTTCTTCACCTCATGGTGCTGCTCTGCAAAGACCGATTTGAATAT CTGTCGTTCTCGCCCTCCACTCCCATGAACAGTCACGTGCGAGTGATGTGCCTCCTGGTCTCCCTTCTGCTGGACTGCTGCGGTCTGGCTGTGGTCTGTGGCCTGTTGGGAGCAACCCATGGTATGCACACCCTCTCCTTCATGGCTGCAGAG TGTCTGCTGGTGACAGTTCGCACAGGACACGTCATCATGCG GTATTCCATCCACCTGTGGGACCTGAACCATCCAGGGACCTGGGAGAGTAAAGGAACGTACGTTTACTACACAGACTTCACCATGGAGCTGGCTATGCTCTTTCTAGACCTCATGCATCATATCCATATGCTG CTCTTCAGTAACATCTGGTTGTCCATGGCGAGCTTGGTCATCTTCATGCAGCTGCGTTATCTCTTCCACGAGGTCCAGCGCCGCATCCGCAGGCACAAGAACTACCTTCGAGTCATCAACAACATGGAGGCTAG ATTTGCTGTTGCTACTGCAGAGGAGCTGGCAGCTAATGATGATGATTGTGCCATCTGCTGGGATGCCATGTTGACAGCACGCAAACTTCCTTGTGGTCACCTCTTCCACAA cTCTTGCTTGCGCTCTTGGCTAGAGCAGGACACCTCGTGCCCCACGTGtcgcacatccctgaacattaGCGGTGACGGTGACCAGCCGagaggtcagcagcagggagcGGAAGACAACGGGGGTCCCACTGCAGCCGCTGCGGATCCAAGACCTCATATCAGTCAACACAACCACTTCTTCCACTTTGATG GATCCCGTATTGCTAGCTGGCTGCCGAGTTTCTCAGTAGAAGTGATGCACACCACCAACATCTTAGGGATTGCTCAGGCTAACAACTCTCAGCTGACTGCAATG GCCCATCAGATCCAGGAGATGTTTCCTCAGGTGCCCTCCTACCTGGTCATGCAAGACCTTCAGCTGACCCGCTCTGTGGAAGTCACCACTGACAACATCTTGGAGGGTCGTATCCAGGTGCCTTTCCCTGCACAG GCCACAGAGCGCAACCCATTGCAGGTGAATCATTCACTGGAAGAGCAGGCGGGGCCCAGTGGGGCTGCTGAGGAGGGCCCCAGCGAGGCTGACAACATGGAAGCCAGAGGTGGTCGCTTCTCCAAGTCTGCTGAGGAGAGGCAGAAGATGTTAAAGCAACGGAAAGAGGAGATGATCCAGCAAGCGCGCAG GAGATATCTGAACAAGAGTCCAGAAGATCAGGATGAGGATGTTCCTggactggaggaggaggacgaggatgaGGAGCGCTCTTTCCCAACTCTAGACTCTACAGTGCTAAGACGCAGAGCCATGGCGGCCGCTGCAGAAAGACGCATGCAACAGGACGCTGCACCCTGA
- the gnpnat1 gene encoding glucosamine 6-phosphate N-acetyltransferase produces the protein MLLDETPLFEPSLLQELDWSDNSVSFCPLISPSNPGEGLVLRPLCTADFNRGFFKVLSQLTETGDVTAEQFTKKFEHMKKTGDYYVVVVEDTHLGQIVATATLITEHKFIHSCAKRGRVEEVVVSDVCRGKQLGKLLVSTLTLLSKKLNCYKITLECASKNVAFYQKFGYASSDETYMQCRFSN, from the exons ATGCTGCTGGACGAGACTCCGCTGTTTGAGCCCTCTCTGCTTCAGGAGTTAGACTGGAGTGACAACAGCGTCTCTTTCTGCCCCCTCATCTCCCCCTCCAACCCAGGGGAAGGCCTGGTGCTGAGGCCCCTCTGCACCGCTGACTTCAACAGGG GGTTCTTTAAGGTTTTATCTCAGCTAACTGAGACGGGCGACGTCACAGCAGAGCAGTTCACAA AAAAGTTTGAGCACATGAAGAAAACCGGTGACTActatgtggtggtggtggaggacacACATCTTGGGCAAATAGTGGCCACAGCCACTTTGATCACTGAgcacaaattcattcattcttgtGCGAAG AGAGGCCGagtggaggaggtggtggtCAGTGACGTTTGCAGAGGAAAACAACTTGGAAAACT GTTAGTCTCCACACTTACTCTGCTCAGCAAAAAACTCAACTGCTACAAAATCACACTGGAATGTGCATCCAAAAACGTGGCCTTCTACCAAAAATTTGGCTACGCGTCTTCAGACGAGACGTACATGCAGTGTCGCTTCTCCAACTGA
- the styx gene encoding serine/threonine/tyrosine-interacting protein isoform X1, protein MDDEIKLEFPSLPAAKEDLLDWAYPMRREMQEILPGLFLGPYSAAMKSKLQVLERQGITHIVCVRQDIEANFIKPNFPHTFRYLVLDIADNPVENIIRFFPTTKEFIDGCLATGGKVLVHGNAGISRSAALVIAYLMETFGMKYRDAFSHIQERRFCINPNVGFVHQLQEYEAIYLAKLTIKMMSPVQLGRSFLQAGMPGSLKRSLEDDEDFGAMQVATAHNG, encoded by the exons ATGGACGACGAGATTAAACTTGAGTTTCCGTCTCTGCCTGCCGCTAAGGAGGACCTTCTG GACTGGGCTTATCCAATGAGAAGAGAAATGCAG GAAATATTACCAGGACTGTTTTTAGGTCCTTACTCTGCTGCAATGAAAAGCAAg CTGCAGGTTCTGGAGAGACAAGGCATAACGCACATTGTGTGTGTCCGACAAGACATCGAAGCCAATTTTATCAAACCTAATTTCCCTCATACATTTAG ATACCTTGTGTTAGATATTGCAGACAATCCAGTGGAAAATATCATCAGATTTTTCCCCACA ACTAAAGAATTTATTGATGGCTGTTTAGCAACAGGAG GGAAGGTACTGGTTCATGGTAATGCAGGGATCTCAAGAAG TGCTGCCTTAGTGATTGCATACCTAATGGAGACATTTGGAATGAAATACAG GGATGCGTTCAGCCACATCCAGGAGAGGAGGTTCTGCATTAACCCCAATGTGGGATTTGTGCATCAGCTTCAG GAGTATGAAGCGATCTACCTCGCCAAACTCACCATTAAGATGATGTCACCCGTGCAGCTGGGCCGCTCCTTCCTACAAGCAGGCATGCCAG GAAGCCTTAAGCGCAGCCTGGAAGACGACGAGGACTTTGGAGCAATGCAGGTCGCAACAGCACACAATGGATGA
- the styx gene encoding serine/threonine/tyrosine-interacting protein isoform X2, translating into MDDEIKLEFPSLPAAKEDLLEILPGLFLGPYSAAMKSKLQVLERQGITHIVCVRQDIEANFIKPNFPHTFRYLVLDIADNPVENIIRFFPTTKEFIDGCLATGGKVLVHGNAGISRSAALVIAYLMETFGMKYRDAFSHIQERRFCINPNVGFVHQLQEYEAIYLAKLTIKMMSPVQLGRSFLQAGMPGSLKRSLEDDEDFGAMQVATAHNG; encoded by the exons ATGGACGACGAGATTAAACTTGAGTTTCCGTCTCTGCCTGCCGCTAAGGAGGACCTTCTG GAAATATTACCAGGACTGTTTTTAGGTCCTTACTCTGCTGCAATGAAAAGCAAg CTGCAGGTTCTGGAGAGACAAGGCATAACGCACATTGTGTGTGTCCGACAAGACATCGAAGCCAATTTTATCAAACCTAATTTCCCTCATACATTTAG ATACCTTGTGTTAGATATTGCAGACAATCCAGTGGAAAATATCATCAGATTTTTCCCCACA ACTAAAGAATTTATTGATGGCTGTTTAGCAACAGGAG GGAAGGTACTGGTTCATGGTAATGCAGGGATCTCAAGAAG TGCTGCCTTAGTGATTGCATACCTAATGGAGACATTTGGAATGAAATACAG GGATGCGTTCAGCCACATCCAGGAGAGGAGGTTCTGCATTAACCCCAATGTGGGATTTGTGCATCAGCTTCAG GAGTATGAAGCGATCTACCTCGCCAAACTCACCATTAAGATGATGTCACCCGTGCAGCTGGGCCGCTCCTTCCTACAAGCAGGCATGCCAG GAAGCCTTAAGCGCAGCCTGGAAGACGACGAGGACTTTGGAGCAATGCAGGTCGCAACAGCACACAATGGATGA